atttctgtactcaagctgcaatcccaaacagaattttgttttgcctaggtctttcatctcaaattctttcttgagatattctacagtttgggcgatttccccagaggtaccgaggatgtttaaatcatccacgtagactgctattatcacaaatcctttgtttgcaaacttctttatgaatatacatggactgattgggtcgttCTTATAGCCTTTCTTGGCTAAATAATCACTTAGtcggttataccacattcgaccactttgtttcagtccataaagcgatttgtctagccttatgcagtattggtcTCGAGAACCACTTTTACCTTTAtgttctataccctctggtaatctcatataaatctcattatccagtggaccatataaataggcggttacaacatccattaaccgtaaatccaaattttctcttatggccagacttattagatatctaaaagtcgttgcatccatcacaggggagtatgtctcctcataatctatgccgggtctttgagagaatccttgtgctacaagccgtgctttatatctcactatctcatttttctcatttctcttccttacaaagacccacttgtgtccaactggtttaatggtaggtgttgtccttaagatcggaccaaacacacttctcttctttaaagagtttaactccacatcaatggcttctttccatttaagccaatctttactttgagtgcactctaatatagatgtgggttctagatcctcatttatctcaagtgctaccttgtatataaatatttcatcaatgtcgacatttttccggttccattgtattccagacattatGTAATTGATTGATATCTCATTGTTATCAATTCCTTCAGgttcttgaggttcagcgtcctgaactTCACCTGGTACATTAATTATTTCCGCGGCCATGTCTGGTTTTTCGGTAATTCCctgaacctcggtctgttttgcacctttagactttcgaggatttttatctttggaacctaacggtctacctcgtttcaaacgtggtttagactctgtagcaacttgtttattgtgttccttttgaacatcaatacgtactggtgcattgcaagctggtatgtacgattttgttactctctttgggtcagcaaaggaatctggcaattgattagctagctgttgtaaatgtataatcttttgaacctctgcatcacatgctagagttcgaggatcttgccaatttaaggatgtttgattccatgttaattctttgaccagcttgccGGTCTCACCACCTATAGtagggaattcggactcaacgaattgacagtccgcgtatatGGTCTTAAATAGATCTCCTGTcaatggctcaagatactttattatggtgggagactcatatcccacatatattcccatcctcctttgaggtcccatcttagttctctgtggtggagcaacgggtgtataaacggcacaaccaaatgttttgagatgggataagtctggctcttgacccgataatagttgggatggtgaatatatgtgttcactagatggcctgatgcgtatgagttctgctgcatgtaagaccgcgtgtccccaagccgacacaggaagcttcgatctcattaacaatggtcgagctattaattgtatacgtttaatgaaggattcagctaatccgttttgtgtatggacatgtgccacaggatgttccacactcacccccatggacatacagtaatcattaaacgcttgggatgtaaattcaccagcattatctagacgtatagtctttagtggaaagtctggaaaatgtgctcttaatctTATGATTTGAGCCAACaccctagcaaatgctaggttccttgtggataacaagcatacgtgagaccatctggttgatgcatcgatcataaccatgaaatatctaaacgacccacaaggtgggtgtattggtccacatatgtcaccttgtatcctttccagaaaatgcaaagtctcttttgtgacttttactggtgatggtcttgtaatgagtttcccttgtgcacatgctacacaagtgagatttttagggaaaactcttttctctttaaggttgtgcccaTTTGAACTCTTAATTactttacgcatcatgttcgaacccgggtggcctaaccggtcatgccatagagtgaattgttcagtgaacattttgtgcttagccatgttagcttctatcatgtttatcttagcatggtataaaccagtggctagtgcgggTATAGTCTCTCGGACCTTCTTTTGGCCGTTTACATTTTCAGTAATGTATAGGAattctttagttccttcacccttggtttcaacatgatagccatttaatcttatatctttaaagctcaataagtttctcttagagctgggtgagtatagggcatcacttagttcaatatgtgtgccgttaggcaacaaaatgtgagcctggccgtagccttctatcatgttggctatacccgcaattgtactaacatttgcACTTTTCATTTTGAGAtctatgaaatatcttttgtctcttagtatagtgtggctggatccactgtccaccactagttcactcatgtccttggccatttctataaataggacataattttgtattttaataggacaattataaaataaaagaaccattgcatttaaattaaataatcatccaatacaataaaggaaaataaagcataaaagcatTGAAATTAAACCGCATTAAAACGAAAATCAATCATCATCTTGAAGGCAATCGGAAGTCTCTAGCAAGTCgtcattctcatgatcgaagtctccttcatcatcgatgTACGCATAGTTGGCTTCCGGATTTTTCTTTAGAACTTCTTGGTATGCATCAATGAGGTGTTTGGGAGTTCTACAAGTCTTGGaccagtggtttgacataccacatctGTCGCAGACCGATTTAACCTTGGTACGTGGTTTAAAGGACGTACGGCCCTTACCACCACGTCCGCGGCCTCCTCGGCCGGCCTGTCCGCCACGGCCGCCACGGCCactacgtcctctgccaccacggccttggccgtagtgtctttctctgtggacataGTTGGTCTCATGGGGCGCTTTTGGCTCCTTAGACTCCATTGTagttttctttcccaaatcaacattatttgcttccggtaatggggctgtaccggGAGGTCTCATAACACTGTTCATCAGCAGCAACTCATCATTCTGCCCAGCTAGCAGTAAACATTCAATGAGTGCCCCATAATCGGCAAAGCCTTGATGccgatactgttgctgaagaaCTCTATTGTTAGGGCTGAAAGTAGAGAAAGTCTTTTCTATCAGTTCCCTTTCAGTCACCTCTTTTCCACAtaacctaaggagtgagacaatcctaaaaagctcagagttatactcctccacggatttgtaatcctggatccttaggttcttccaatcaaactcggcctttggaaggagcaccgtcttttggtgcccgTAACGGCGTTTAAGCTGTGTCCAAAGGGCGAGTGGATTGTCTATGAAGAGGTACTGGCTCTTGAGACTCTCTGCAATGTGATGGTGCATATGTTGGAGacacttgttctttttcttatcagTGCTCTCAACTTCCTCATCAATGCAACCAGCTAGGCCATTTGACCTTAGGTGGATTTCGGTGTCTTTCACCCATTCCAAGTAGTTCTTTCCAGAAGCTTGCAAGATGGGATAGTCTAGGCTTTTGAGGTTTGCCATCTGCATATAATATAGACATCCGGTAGttagcatgcgatatttgagatcgaatcatgcaacaaatatttattcaggtcatgcggtatttgagaccgaaacatgccttggaccatgcggtatttgagaccgaaacatgtcTTGGACCATGcagtatttgagaccgaaacatgtccttgggccatgcggtatttgagaccgaaacatgccctTGCCTATTATAGATTTCgtatggtttaaattcatgcatgcaaagacaacaaaatcaaatatgtatgcaTGCNATGCAaggacaacaaaatcaaatatgtatgcatgcaacaatttccttttttctagataggatttcctttttcttaaattttcttttctttctaggatttagtaaatattgttttaaggGGGTTTTAGATAATTACTATAACCGATTAGGAACTTATCCTAATCATAGCTTTAATTTCCGATTTcatgttttaaagtttataggAACTTAACAAAAGTTTTAGTTCAATCGGAATTTTCAACCCTTAACTCAAGTTTATCAAATTCGGTTTTGAGTTTTAACAATCCTAGAACATGATTCATGCAGCCGAAATTTACATGAACAATTTATGCTTGAATAGATCCTATCTTTATACATGATCCGTTTTTCAATATGATGCATGAATGATCCGGTTTTAATATCCTAGAACAtgtttaaacaacaaaatatttctaggttcttatgcatcacAACAAGCAGCAAACAACCAAATTCCATTCAtaatataattggttttaattctcaaggaatctaacaacctaaacgcCAAcaggttttaagttttaggttttaGGGATCTTAAACTTTGTTGGTTGTGTACTTGTTTGTCTTAGGGTTCTGTATGTTTAAGTCCAAATTCGGATCATAGGGTTTTAAGAGGGTTCGGCCATATTTTACCTTTCACCGATTTGGATCTGACTGGatatgaaccgggagctaaCAGACCTCGGTTTTAATCTCTCCCTCGCTCACGGACCACGAACAGAACCACGTACTAGATCACGAACGGAACCGCGAACTGGATCACGAACAGAAATCGCGGACAAAACAACGGACAGCTTCCGCGGACAGAACAACGAACTGCTTCCGCAGATCACGAACAGCTTCCCACGAACCGCTTGGTACTTCTCTCGTCCGGAATCACGAATCACGAACAGATGAACTCACCCCCGAACTCGGACCACAAATCTCGATCAAGCTGCCGATAGAAGCTTGATCACGAGCTTAAGGTATGCTCGTGAACAAGGAGATCCTCGGACAGAAAAAGGGTTTGATCTCGGATGGGAGCAAGAACGAAGATAGTTTAGGGTttgtggaagagagaagaagatcggCGGCTGCTTTAGGGTTT
The Camelina sativa cultivar DH55 chromosome 6, Cs, whole genome shotgun sequence genome window above contains:
- the LOC104699222 gene encoding uncharacterized protein LOC104699222 encodes the protein MANLKSLDYPILQASGKNYLEWVKDTEIHLRSNGLAGCIDEEVESTDKKKNKCLQHMHHHIAESLKSQYLFIDNPLALWTQLKRRYGHQKTVLLPKAEFDWKNLRIQDYKSVEEYNSELFRIVSLLRLCGKEVTERELIEKTFSTFSPNNRVLQQQYRHQGFADYGALIECLLLAGQNDELLLMNSVMRPPGTAPLPEANNVDLGKKTTMESKEPKAPHETNYVHRERHYGQGRGGRGRSGRGGRGGQAGRGGRGRGGKGRTSFKPRTKVKSVCDRCGMSNHWSKTCRTPKHLIDAYQEVLKKNPEANYAYIDDEGDFDHENDDLLETSDCLQDDD